A genome region from Oncorhynchus masou masou isolate Uvic2021 chromosome 14, UVic_Omas_1.1, whole genome shotgun sequence includes the following:
- the cfap70 gene encoding cilia- and flagella-associated protein 70 isoform X1, with translation MTVHSDHAQTKQRYYIWGVIISPTRFASEHFLQRKQDAILDTFRMEQFRGVGDKATLVKITVLRGNNLRGNKAESILNYVRAEFNGIVLGDSQKLDAAVDQGVDYNFTCSFECSDAAHTLDDMAHKPVILTVIEVLPKEKKQKEEKTAVIGQAIVDLLPLLHGQVSFFSTVLLHPTPGSPAEAASQEGSCKPSLDVTVCVPEPLLSGVQLSDSNLLKVTVETAYSVPEVWNPVSGSGPLSSYVAALQVPLTAEKEQVLMFSNGLLKVGGESEPMGRPRKWPLGPLLAPGAQFIPGVSMEGEPIEMEDGDLTSIEDRDFRKEAETNKKRVSWDTERRCFLDADGAACLTRRIAESRLWPVEVMRSPQVGATKGGKAGKDKGGEDETQISFHGVAYVDMAPLLYPGARRVRGAYRLYPFYDSDLLVKAKRNISVLRESIRAPATQGRGRAPSSVGSCKAVPSKMFDGGHKGGKDTKESPKRPGTQGKSAPIGTDSVTLVETEQQQQVNTEGQMYADSRTYIIIEIALEKSLVPKRSPEELAKRVMELIPPRAPLPRRPAGAERAVQEYQAQIASVAGQVLEQYQQLFGPAFLPGEKPLDPTSQEQRKTKLLGELNYSGKYFAFKEQIKYSVVRIVREKMLRTEAFSDPEQLQAFLSQLYVFLVDEMHVALNKTLSVDAQETQPRPLVDCAQLIHFAKEAQLNGDYQLAAQYYQEQLTRDRSDPAHWFDYGVLYMLTADYQKAEECFHYAVSMEQTHLPSLLMCGILAEMGGRLEEAETFFEGATCVDPTNVVAWTLFGLFYEGQENSIQTEMAFLEATKQQRAALVVTPPCRVETRVESPDLGEEEQEVANCESFTIEPDVDGDTEARVVTGSQSCQGNKPGEGYKGGAEAEPSAMRHLATPTRLNTTIYMETVQFLLQNNALQMAQRALAQELLCPGGGLSSSYHLALARLQLLRAEYGSAESSLKEALNDSFQDPDVWALFGHIHHLTGEFGKAQECYERTLDFVTDATDTHPIYLRLGSIYLQEGEFQRAKTTYLRACKSSPSCLTWLGLGIACYRLGELTEAEDALTQANILNNGNAEVWGYLSLVCLQTGRRLEAEQSYKYALKLNLQKEAVLREIKALQDHVGFGNPCF, from the exons ATGACAGTTCACAGTGACCATGCGCAAACAAAACAGCGCTACTATatctggggtgtaatcattagtccaacacgCTTTGCATCAGAACACTTTTTACAGCGAAAACAAGATGCTATATTGGACacattcag AATGGAACAATTTCGTGGTGTGGGAGACAAAGCAACACTCGTGAAAATAACAGTACTTCGTGGAAATAACCTG AGGGGCAACAAGGCTGAGTCCATCCTGAACTATGTGAGAGCTGAGTTCAATGGCATCGTCCTGGGAGATTCTCAGAAGCTGGATGCTGCTGTGGATCAGGGCGTGGATTACAACTTCACATGCAGCTTTGAGTGCTCAGATGCTGCCCACACATTAGATGACATGGCACACAAACCTGTCATAT TGACAGTGATTGAGGTCCTTCCCAAGGAGAAGAAGCAGAAGGAGGAGAAGACTGCAGTTATAGGGCAAGCTATAGTGGACTTGCTACCTCTCTTGCATG GTCAGGTCAGCTTCTTCTCCACTGTGCTACTTCATCCAACTCCTGGCTCACCTGCGGAAGCAGCCTCACAGGAGGGCAGCTGTAAA CCATCTCTAGACGTGACCGTCTGTGTTCCCGAGCCTCTGCTATCCGGCGTCCAGCTGTCTGACTCCAACCTGCTGAAGGTTACTGTGGAGACAGCTTACTCTGTTCCGGAGGTGTGGAACCCTGTCTCTGGGTCTGGTCCTCTCTCCAGCTATGTGGCTGCCCTGCAGGTTCCCCTCACTGCAGAG AAAGAGCAGGTGCTGATGTTCTCCAATGGGCTGCTGAAGGTGGGCGGGGAGAGTGAACCCATGGGAAGACCCAGGAAGTGGCCCCTGGGTCCCCTGTTGGCTCCTGGAGCTCAGTTCATACCTGGTGTCTCCATGGAGGGAGAGCCCATTGAGATGGAGGATGGGGATCTCACCAGCATAGAG GACAGGGATTTCCGGAAAGAAGCGGAGACCAATAAGAAGAGAGTGAGCTGGGACACAGAGCGTCGTTGCTTTCTGGATGCAGATGGTGCAGCCTG tCTGACCCGTAGGATAGCAGAAAGCAGACTGTGGCCAGTAGAGGTCATGAGGTCACCACAGGTTGGAGCCACTAAGGGAGGGAAGGCTGGCAAAGACAAGGGA GGTGAGGATGAGACCCAAATCTCCTTCCATGGAGTGGCATACGTGGACATGGCGCCCCTGTTGTACCCCGGGGCGAGGCGTGTCCGTGGAGCGTACCGGCTCTACCCCTTCTACGACTCTGACCTACTGGTCAAG GCGAAGAGAAACATCAGTGTTCTGAGAGAGAGTATCAGGGCTCCGGCCACCCAGGGCCGAGGTAGGGCCCCCTCCTCCGTAGGCTCCTGCAAGGCGGTCCCTAGTAAGATGTTTGACGGCGGTCACAAGGGCGGGAAGGACACCAAGGAATCGCCCAAAAGG CCCGGGACACAGGGGAAGTCAGCACCCATTGGCACTGATAGTGTGACGCTGGTTGAAACTGAACAGCAGCAACAAGTGAACACAGAGGGTCAG ATGTATGCAGATTCCAGAACCTACATCATCATTGAAATCGCTCTTGAGAAGTCGCTGGTGCCAAAGAGATCACCAGAAGAGTTAGCCAAAAG GGTGATGGAGCTGATACCTCCTAGAGCCCCTTTGCCTCGCAGACCTGCTGGAGCAGAGAGA GCTGTGCAGGAGTACCAGGCCCAGATAGCTAGTGTGGCAGGCCAGGTGTTGGAGCAGTACCAGCAGCTGTTCGGGCCTGCCTTCCTGCCCGGAGAGAAGCCTCTGGACCCAACCAGCCAGGAGCAGCGCAAAACCAAGCTCCTGGGAGAACTCAACTATTCTGGGAAGTACTTTGCTTTCAAGGAGCAGATTAAG TACTCTGTGGTGCGTATCGTGAGGGAGAAGATGCTGCGGACCGAGGCCTTCTCAGATCCTGAGCAGCTGCAGGCCTTCCTCAGCCAGCTCTATGTGTTCCTGGTGGACGAGATGCACGTCGCCCTCAACAAG ACGTTGTCAGTGGATGCCCAGGAGACTCAGCCTCGCCCCCTGGTGGACTGTGCCCAGCTCATCCACTTTGCCAAGGAGGCCCAGCTCAATGGGGACTACCAGCTAGCTGCCCAGTACTACCAGGAG CAGCTGACTCGTGACCGTAGCGACCCAGCCCACTGGTTTGACTACGGGGTGTTGTACATGCTGACGGCTGACTACCAGAAGGCTGAGGAGTGCTTCCACTACGCTGTGTCCATGGAGCAAACACACCTTCCCAG tttGCTTATGTGTGGTATCCTGGCAGAGATGGGTGGACGCCTTGAGGAGGCAGAGACATTCTTTGAAGGAGCCACGTGTGTGGACCCGACCAATGTGGTGGCCTGGACTCTGTTTG GCCTGTTCTATGAGGGCCAGGAGAACTCCATCCAGACAGAGATGGCCTTCCTGGAGGCCACCAAGCAGCAGAGGGCAGCCCTGGTGGTCACCCCACCCTGCAGGGTGGAGACAAGGGTGGAGTCACCAGacctgggggaggaggagcaggaggtggCGAACTGTGAGTCTTTCACCATCGAGCCAG ACGTGGATGGAGACACAGAAGCCAGGGTGGTGACCGGGTCTCAGAGCTGCCAGGGCAACAAGCCTGGGGAGGGATACAAGGGAGGTGCTGAGGCTGAACCAAGTGCCATGCGACACCTAGCAACCCCCACCAGActaaacaccaccatctatatgGAGACAGTGCAGTTTCTGCTGCAGAACAACGCACTACAG ATGGCCCAGAGAGCGCTGGCCCAGGAGCTCTTGTGTCCAGGGGGGGGTCTGAGCAGCTCCTACCACCTGGCCCTGGCCCGCCTGCAGCTGCTCAGGGCAGAGTACGGCAGCGCCGAGTCCAGCCTGAAGGAGGCGCTCAATGACAGCTTTCAG GACCCAGATGTATGGGCGTTGTTTGGGCACATACACCATCTGACTGGGGAGTTTGGCAAGGCCCAGGAGTGTTACGAGAGGACCCTGGACTTTGTGACGGatgccacagacacacaccccatCTACCTGCGCCTGGGATCCATCTACCTGCAGGAAGGGGAG TTTCAGAGGGCGAAAACGACTTACCTGCGCGCCTGCAAGAGCTCCCCCTCCTGCCTCACCTGGCTGGGACTAGGGATCGCCTGTTACCGG CTAGGGGAGCTGACTGAAGCAGAGGATGCACTGACACAGGCCAACATCCTGAACAACGGGAACGCGGAGGTGTGGGGTTACCTGTCTCTAGTTTGTTTGCAG ACGGGCAGAAGACTTGAGGCAGAGCAGTCCTACAAATACGCCCTGAAG TTGAACCTACAGAAAGAGGCAGTTCTTCGTGAGATCAAGGCACTCCAAGATCATGTTGGCTTTGGAAATCCATGTTTCTGA
- the cfap70 gene encoding cilia- and flagella-associated protein 70 isoform X2, whose amino-acid sequence MAHKPVILTVIEVLPKEKKQKEEKTAVIGQAIVDLLPLLHGQVSFFSTVLLHPTPGSPAEAASQEGSCKPSLDVTVCVPEPLLSGVQLSDSNLLKVTVETAYSVPEVWNPVSGSGPLSSYVAALQVPLTAEKEQVLMFSNGLLKVGGESEPMGRPRKWPLGPLLAPGAQFIPGVSMEGEPIEMEDGDLTSIEDRDFRKEAETNKKRVSWDTERRCFLDADGAACLTRRIAESRLWPVEVMRSPQVGATKGGKAGKDKGGEDETQISFHGVAYVDMAPLLYPGARRVRGAYRLYPFYDSDLLVKAKRNISVLRESIRAPATQGRGRAPSSVGSCKAVPSKMFDGGHKGGKDTKESPKRPGTQGKSAPIGTDSVTLVETEQQQQVNTEGQMYADSRTYIIIEIALEKSLVPKRSPEELAKRVMELIPPRAPLPRRPAGAERAVQEYQAQIASVAGQVLEQYQQLFGPAFLPGEKPLDPTSQEQRKTKLLGELNYSGKYFAFKEQIKYSVVRIVREKMLRTEAFSDPEQLQAFLSQLYVFLVDEMHVALNKTLSVDAQETQPRPLVDCAQLIHFAKEAQLNGDYQLAAQYYQEQLTRDRSDPAHWFDYGVLYMLTADYQKAEECFHYAVSMEQTHLPSLLMCGILAEMGGRLEEAETFFEGATCVDPTNVVAWTLFGLFYEGQENSIQTEMAFLEATKQQRAALVVTPPCRVETRVESPDLGEEEQEVANCESFTIEPDVDGDTEARVVTGSQSCQGNKPGEGYKGGAEAEPSAMRHLATPTRLNTTIYMETVQFLLQNNALQMAQRALAQELLCPGGGLSSSYHLALARLQLLRAEYGSAESSLKEALNDSFQDPDVWALFGHIHHLTGEFGKAQECYERTLDFVTDATDTHPIYLRLGSIYLQEGEFQRAKTTYLRACKSSPSCLTWLGLGIACYRLGELTEAEDALTQANILNNGNAEVWGYLSLVCLQTGRRLEAEQSYKYALKLNLQKEAVLREIKALQDHVGFGNPCF is encoded by the exons ATGGCACACAAACCTGTCATAT TGACAGTGATTGAGGTCCTTCCCAAGGAGAAGAAGCAGAAGGAGGAGAAGACTGCAGTTATAGGGCAAGCTATAGTGGACTTGCTACCTCTCTTGCATG GTCAGGTCAGCTTCTTCTCCACTGTGCTACTTCATCCAACTCCTGGCTCACCTGCGGAAGCAGCCTCACAGGAGGGCAGCTGTAAA CCATCTCTAGACGTGACCGTCTGTGTTCCCGAGCCTCTGCTATCCGGCGTCCAGCTGTCTGACTCCAACCTGCTGAAGGTTACTGTGGAGACAGCTTACTCTGTTCCGGAGGTGTGGAACCCTGTCTCTGGGTCTGGTCCTCTCTCCAGCTATGTGGCTGCCCTGCAGGTTCCCCTCACTGCAGAG AAAGAGCAGGTGCTGATGTTCTCCAATGGGCTGCTGAAGGTGGGCGGGGAGAGTGAACCCATGGGAAGACCCAGGAAGTGGCCCCTGGGTCCCCTGTTGGCTCCTGGAGCTCAGTTCATACCTGGTGTCTCCATGGAGGGAGAGCCCATTGAGATGGAGGATGGGGATCTCACCAGCATAGAG GACAGGGATTTCCGGAAAGAAGCGGAGACCAATAAGAAGAGAGTGAGCTGGGACACAGAGCGTCGTTGCTTTCTGGATGCAGATGGTGCAGCCTG tCTGACCCGTAGGATAGCAGAAAGCAGACTGTGGCCAGTAGAGGTCATGAGGTCACCACAGGTTGGAGCCACTAAGGGAGGGAAGGCTGGCAAAGACAAGGGA GGTGAGGATGAGACCCAAATCTCCTTCCATGGAGTGGCATACGTGGACATGGCGCCCCTGTTGTACCCCGGGGCGAGGCGTGTCCGTGGAGCGTACCGGCTCTACCCCTTCTACGACTCTGACCTACTGGTCAAG GCGAAGAGAAACATCAGTGTTCTGAGAGAGAGTATCAGGGCTCCGGCCACCCAGGGCCGAGGTAGGGCCCCCTCCTCCGTAGGCTCCTGCAAGGCGGTCCCTAGTAAGATGTTTGACGGCGGTCACAAGGGCGGGAAGGACACCAAGGAATCGCCCAAAAGG CCCGGGACACAGGGGAAGTCAGCACCCATTGGCACTGATAGTGTGACGCTGGTTGAAACTGAACAGCAGCAACAAGTGAACACAGAGGGTCAG ATGTATGCAGATTCCAGAACCTACATCATCATTGAAATCGCTCTTGAGAAGTCGCTGGTGCCAAAGAGATCACCAGAAGAGTTAGCCAAAAG GGTGATGGAGCTGATACCTCCTAGAGCCCCTTTGCCTCGCAGACCTGCTGGAGCAGAGAGA GCTGTGCAGGAGTACCAGGCCCAGATAGCTAGTGTGGCAGGCCAGGTGTTGGAGCAGTACCAGCAGCTGTTCGGGCCTGCCTTCCTGCCCGGAGAGAAGCCTCTGGACCCAACCAGCCAGGAGCAGCGCAAAACCAAGCTCCTGGGAGAACTCAACTATTCTGGGAAGTACTTTGCTTTCAAGGAGCAGATTAAG TACTCTGTGGTGCGTATCGTGAGGGAGAAGATGCTGCGGACCGAGGCCTTCTCAGATCCTGAGCAGCTGCAGGCCTTCCTCAGCCAGCTCTATGTGTTCCTGGTGGACGAGATGCACGTCGCCCTCAACAAG ACGTTGTCAGTGGATGCCCAGGAGACTCAGCCTCGCCCCCTGGTGGACTGTGCCCAGCTCATCCACTTTGCCAAGGAGGCCCAGCTCAATGGGGACTACCAGCTAGCTGCCCAGTACTACCAGGAG CAGCTGACTCGTGACCGTAGCGACCCAGCCCACTGGTTTGACTACGGGGTGTTGTACATGCTGACGGCTGACTACCAGAAGGCTGAGGAGTGCTTCCACTACGCTGTGTCCATGGAGCAAACACACCTTCCCAG tttGCTTATGTGTGGTATCCTGGCAGAGATGGGTGGACGCCTTGAGGAGGCAGAGACATTCTTTGAAGGAGCCACGTGTGTGGACCCGACCAATGTGGTGGCCTGGACTCTGTTTG GCCTGTTCTATGAGGGCCAGGAGAACTCCATCCAGACAGAGATGGCCTTCCTGGAGGCCACCAAGCAGCAGAGGGCAGCCCTGGTGGTCACCCCACCCTGCAGGGTGGAGACAAGGGTGGAGTCACCAGacctgggggaggaggagcaggaggtggCGAACTGTGAGTCTTTCACCATCGAGCCAG ACGTGGATGGAGACACAGAAGCCAGGGTGGTGACCGGGTCTCAGAGCTGCCAGGGCAACAAGCCTGGGGAGGGATACAAGGGAGGTGCTGAGGCTGAACCAAGTGCCATGCGACACCTAGCAACCCCCACCAGActaaacaccaccatctatatgGAGACAGTGCAGTTTCTGCTGCAGAACAACGCACTACAG ATGGCCCAGAGAGCGCTGGCCCAGGAGCTCTTGTGTCCAGGGGGGGGTCTGAGCAGCTCCTACCACCTGGCCCTGGCCCGCCTGCAGCTGCTCAGGGCAGAGTACGGCAGCGCCGAGTCCAGCCTGAAGGAGGCGCTCAATGACAGCTTTCAG GACCCAGATGTATGGGCGTTGTTTGGGCACATACACCATCTGACTGGGGAGTTTGGCAAGGCCCAGGAGTGTTACGAGAGGACCCTGGACTTTGTGACGGatgccacagacacacaccccatCTACCTGCGCCTGGGATCCATCTACCTGCAGGAAGGGGAG TTTCAGAGGGCGAAAACGACTTACCTGCGCGCCTGCAAGAGCTCCCCCTCCTGCCTCACCTGGCTGGGACTAGGGATCGCCTGTTACCGG CTAGGGGAGCTGACTGAAGCAGAGGATGCACTGACACAGGCCAACATCCTGAACAACGGGAACGCGGAGGTGTGGGGTTACCTGTCTCTAGTTTGTTTGCAG ACGGGCAGAAGACTTGAGGCAGAGCAGTCCTACAAATACGCCCTGAAG TTGAACCTACAGAAAGAGGCAGTTCTTCGTGAGATCAAGGCACTCCAAGATCATGTTGGCTTTGGAAATCCATGTTTCTGA
- the hmox2b gene encoding heme oxygenase 2 → MEDSVKAESVADGGGLVNAEKEPEDTLSPTDLSELLAAGTKEVHEKAENTQFVKDFLRGRIRKELFKLGDVALYYTYEAMEEEIERNKDHPDFSPLYFPELNRRDALSRDLDYFYGEDWRERVSCSPATQRYVERIHQVGQEEPVLLVAHAYTRYMGDLSGGQVLKKVAQRALKLPSTGEGVYFYQFDGIHSAKAFKQLYRSRMNELELDMATKDRLVAEAVLAFQFNMEVFDELEEMGKDIQEEVMDAGMPVHGAHGTGGDINKCPYYAAQMAASGGSAYVGQLAMAVLRHPTGQVLFAAWVAALAGLAAWYFM, encoded by the exons ATGGAGGACTCTGTGAAGGCGGAGAGTGTCGCCGATGGAGGAGGCCTGGTGAATGCAGAGAAAGAGCCAGAAGACACTCTCAG ccccacagaccTTTCTGAACTGCTGGCTGCCGGGACCAAAGAGGTTCATGAGAAGGCGGAGAACACCCAGTTTGTCAAGGACTTCCTCAGGGGGCGCATCCGCAAGGAGCTCTTCAAG ctgGGTGATGTGGCCCTCTACTACACCTACGAGGCCATGGAGGAGGAGATTGAGAGGAACAAGGATCATCCTGACTTCTCCCCGCTCTACTTCCCAGAGCTGAATAGACGTGACGCCCTGTCCCGCGACCTGGACTACTTCTATGGTGAGGACTGGCGGGAGCGGGTCAGCTGCTCGCCAGCCACGCAACGCTACGTGGAACGCATCCACCAG GTGGGTCAGGAAGAGCCGGTCTTGCTGGTGGCCCATGCCTACACCCGTTACATGGGCGACCTGTCTGGGGGCCAGGTGCTGAAGAAGGTGGCCCAGCGGGCGCTGAAGTTGCCATCGACGGGCGAGGGCGTCTACTTCTACCAGTTTGACGGCATCCACAGCGCCAAGGCCTTCAAGCAGTTGTACCGGAGCCGGATGAATGAGCTGGAGCTGGACATGGCCACCAAGGACAGGCTGGTGGCGGAGGCCGTGCTGGCCTTTCAGTTCAACATGGAg GTATTTGATGAGCTAGAGGAGATGGGTAAGGATATCCAGGAGGAGGTCATGGACGCGGGCATGCCCGTTCACGGGGCCCATGGGACCGGAGGAGACATCAACAAATGCCCCTACTACGCCGCACAAATGG CGGCCAGTGGGGGCTCGGCGTACGTCGGTCAGCTGGCCATGGCCGTCCTCAGACACCCCACAGGCCAGGTCCTATTCGCCGCCTGGGTCGCCGCCCTCGCTGGATTGGCTGCGTGGTACTTCATGTGA